A section of the Deltaproteobacteria bacterium genome encodes:
- a CDS encoding electron transfer flavoprotein subunit beta/FixA family protein yields MKIYVCVKHVPDTAATIRVGTDGRIDEDITFIMNPYDENAVEEAVRLKKQVGEADVVAVTLGNDTAEATLRSAMAMGADRAILVRSAGRPDGITTAGALCAAIRRDGPADLVFTGRESIDAEGFQTMFRLGACLDMPVASNVVAFALEKGMVRVTCEMEAGDREDLELPMPCVVGAGKDLNQPAYPKLPDILRARKKPVTVVDQDQLQVPPSTSRVEMVRLETTAEERHPKPLEGSADKIADAIVRILRDEAKVLE; encoded by the coding sequence TTGAAAATATATGTTTGTGTCAAACACGTTCCGGACACAGCGGCAACGATCCGGGTGGGAACGGACGGGCGTATCGATGAAGACATCACCTTCATCATGAACCCCTATGACGAGAATGCCGTCGAAGAAGCCGTGCGCCTGAAAAAACAGGTAGGCGAGGCCGACGTCGTCGCCGTCACGCTTGGAAACGACACCGCCGAAGCCACGCTTAGATCGGCCATGGCCATGGGAGCGGACCGGGCGATCCTGGTCAGGTCCGCCGGGCGCCCCGACGGCATCACCACGGCCGGGGCGCTGTGCGCGGCCATTCGCCGGGACGGTCCTGCGGATCTCGTGTTCACAGGCCGGGAGTCCATCGATGCCGAAGGGTTTCAGACGATGTTTCGTTTGGGCGCCTGCCTGGACATGCCGGTAGCCTCCAACGTCGTCGCCTTTGCTCTGGAGAAAGGCATGGTCAGGGTAACCTGCGAGATGGAAGCCGGCGACCGTGAAGATCTCGAACTGCCCATGCCCTGTGTTGTAGGGGCTGGCAAGGATCTGAACCAACCCGCCTATCCCAAGCTGCCCGATATCCTCAGGGCCAGAAAAAAGCCGGTAACCGTTGTGGATCAGGACCAACTCCAGGTACCGCCTTCGACGTCACGGGTCGAAATGGTACGTCTCGAGACGACCGCTGAAGAACGGCATCCCAAACCGCTCGAGGGATCGGCGGACAAGATCGCCGACGCCATCGTGCGGATCCTTCGTGACGAAGCCAAGGTGTTGGAATAG
- a CDS encoding electron transfer flavoprotein subunit alpha/FixB family protein: protein MDKTGVLIEMRDGKLKPSNLAVCSAASRGDGECIALLLDDNESAVGATLQDYGVDSVVKIEADDRAIPWNPEAWTAAIMQAMAHYGIATLLGLASVKGKILLAGVAAALDAPLVMDCTAVDLDRHAAVKPQFSGKALAEFVTHGERHIYGLRPNALPAVKAPRQSRVETFQATIGSSRTTVLNVRKGASDRVDLTEANVIISGGRGMANGDNFGILHECARPLSAAVGASRVAVDAGWVSHTMQVGQTGKTVTPKVYIACGISGSVQHFAGMKTAGLIIAVNTDPQAAIMQKCDYAVCADLFDIIPALTRKLQKTAD, encoded by the coding sequence ATGGATAAGACAGGCGTTCTCATAGAAATGCGCGACGGGAAACTGAAACCGTCCAACCTGGCCGTCTGTTCAGCCGCCTCCCGGGGCGACGGCGAATGCATCGCCCTGCTGCTCGACGATAACGAGAGCGCCGTTGGCGCAACCTTGCAGGACTACGGTGTGGACAGCGTCGTTAAAATAGAGGCCGACGACCGGGCCATTCCCTGGAATCCGGAAGCGTGGACCGCCGCTATCATGCAGGCCATGGCGCACTACGGTATCGCTACCCTGCTGGGGCTGGCCAGCGTCAAGGGCAAAATACTGCTGGCCGGAGTGGCCGCCGCTCTGGATGCCCCCCTGGTCATGGATTGCACCGCTGTAGACCTCGATCGGCACGCGGCCGTAAAACCCCAGTTCAGCGGGAAAGCCCTTGCCGAATTCGTGACCCACGGAGAGCGCCACATCTACGGCCTCCGCCCCAATGCCCTGCCGGCGGTTAAAGCCCCCCGCCAATCGAGAGTGGAAACCTTCCAGGCCACCATCGGCAGTTCCAGAACCACCGTTCTGAATGTTCGAAAAGGCGCTTCGGACCGTGTCGACCTGACCGAAGCGAACGTCATCATATCCGGGGGACGAGGCATGGCCAACGGGGACAACTTCGGCATCCTTCATGAATGTGCACGCCCCCTCTCGGCCGCCGTCGGTGCATCCAGGGTCGCCGTCGATGCCGGCTGGGTCAGCCACACCATGCAGGTCGGCCAGACCGGGAAGACCGTCACCCCCAAGGTGTACATCGCCTGCGGCATTTCCGGCTCCGTGCAGCATTTTGCCGGCATGAAAACCGCCGGCCTCATCATCGCTGTCAATACCGACCCCCAGGCCGCGATCATGCAGAAGTGCGATTATGCCGTCTGCGCCGACCTGTTCGACATCATCCCGGCGCTCACCCGAAAACTGCAAAAAACAGCAGATTAA
- a CDS encoding (Fe-S)-binding protein, whose protein sequence is MEQYIIIKSFVVFAALVGGFFLFFMRVKRLYRLMQSVKGKTDFKLDRVKDRVMVLIKDVLGQSNVRRKIMPGLAHTFIFFGFLAIQPHSLELMIKGICPAFDVGHLIPGLYGGYLFIADILAALVLVGFAYVAYRRVMVRPDYLTMGTDANLIILFTCVIIVSFQLINALQTLMPAEAGAFDYANAFPVSGLLVSLFSLDQWPPQKVFVGYQIVYWIHVATIIGFLIYIPGSKHLHLLAAAPNVFLKPLKREKAIAKTDIEDEAAETFGLGKTIELNWKNVLNLYACTECGRCEEQCPAANTQKPLSPKKLIHDFKLDLFDNADAILAQDAEQVPPFMREGTPITGDVLWSCTTCRACEEVCPVDIEHLDFVIEARKHQVLMEASFPPEVQETFTNLENQANPWGFAADTRADWSKDLDVPLMSDNPEADLLYYVGCAGSFDDRGKKIARATARVLKRAGIDFAILGPEEACNGDMARRAGNEYLAQMLIQQNVEVLNAYKPKTILAGCPHCFNALKNEYPQFGADYPVVHTAQYLFELHKQGRLTPNGKNLGVMTFHDSCYLGRWNGIYNAPRNLLRSMNAGGGLVEMQRRRDKGFCCGAGGGRMFMEETIGKRINIDRAEEAMATGAATLAAACPFCTTMLADGLMDKESGMQVKDIVEIIDEATA, encoded by the coding sequence GTGGAGCAATACATCATCATCAAGTCGTTTGTCGTGTTCGCGGCCCTTGTCGGCGGTTTTTTTCTGTTTTTCATGAGGGTGAAGCGCCTTTACCGGCTGATGCAGTCGGTAAAAGGTAAAACCGACTTCAAACTGGATCGGGTCAAAGACCGCGTCATGGTGCTGATCAAGGATGTCCTCGGCCAGTCAAACGTGCGTCGCAAAATCATGCCCGGGCTGGCCCACACGTTTATCTTCTTCGGCTTCCTGGCGATTCAGCCCCATTCCCTGGAACTGATGATCAAAGGGATCTGCCCCGCCTTTGACGTCGGCCACCTGATCCCGGGCCTCTACGGCGGATATCTTTTCATCGCCGACATCCTGGCCGCCCTGGTTCTGGTGGGATTTGCCTATGTCGCCTACCGCCGTGTCATGGTGCGCCCCGACTACCTCACCATGGGAACCGACGCCAACCTGATCATTCTGTTCACCTGCGTCATCATCGTCAGCTTCCAGCTGATCAACGCCCTGCAGACCCTGATGCCGGCGGAGGCCGGCGCCTTCGACTACGCCAATGCGTTTCCCGTCTCCGGCCTCCTGGTGAGCCTGTTCAGCCTGGACCAATGGCCTCCTCAAAAGGTGTTCGTCGGCTATCAAATTGTTTACTGGATCCACGTGGCCACCATCATCGGCTTTTTGATCTACATTCCCGGCTCCAAGCACCTGCACCTCCTGGCGGCCGCCCCCAATGTTTTCTTAAAACCTTTGAAACGCGAAAAGGCCATCGCCAAAACCGACATCGAAGACGAAGCGGCGGAAACCTTCGGACTGGGAAAAACCATCGAACTGAACTGGAAAAATGTGCTCAACCTCTATGCCTGCACCGAGTGCGGCCGCTGCGAAGAACAGTGCCCGGCAGCCAATACCCAAAAACCCCTGTCACCTAAGAAATTGATCCACGATTTCAAGCTCGACCTTTTCGACAACGCCGACGCCATCCTGGCCCAAGATGCTGAACAGGTGCCGCCCTTCATGCGCGAGGGCACCCCCATCACCGGCGATGTTCTCTGGTCCTGCACGACCTGCCGCGCGTGCGAGGAGGTCTGCCCGGTCGACATCGAGCACCTGGACTTCGTCATCGAGGCCCGCAAACACCAGGTGCTCATGGAGGCCAGCTTTCCGCCGGAAGTGCAGGAAACCTTCACCAACCTGGAAAACCAGGCCAACCCCTGGGGGTTTGCCGCCGACACCCGGGCGGACTGGTCTAAAGACCTGGACGTGCCCCTGATGAGCGACAATCCCGAAGCGGATCTCCTGTACTATGTGGGATGTGCCGGATCCTTCGACGACCGGGGCAAGAAGATCGCCCGGGCCACGGCCCGCGTTCTGAAGCGCGCGGGGATCGACTTTGCCATCCTGGGGCCGGAAGAGGCCTGCAACGGTGACATGGCCCGGCGGGCCGGCAACGAGTACCTGGCGCAAATGTTGATCCAGCAGAACGTCGAGGTCCTCAACGCCTACAAACCCAAAACGATCCTGGCCGGATGCCCCCACTGCTTCAATGCCCTAAAAAACGAATATCCCCAGTTCGGTGCGGACTATCCGGTGGTGCACACCGCCCAATACCTGTTCGAACTGCATAAACAGGGCCGTCTGACTCCCAACGGAAAAAATCTGGGTGTCATGACCTTTCATGACTCATGCTACCTGGGACGCTGGAACGGCATTTACAATGCCCCCCGGAATCTGCTGCGCTCCATGAACGCCGGCGGCGGCCTCGTAGAGATGCAACGACGACGCGACAAGGGCTTTTGCTGCGGTGCCGGCGGGGGCAGGATGTTCATGGAAGAAACCATCGGGAAACGCATCAACATCGACCGGGCAGAGGAAGCCATGGCCACCGGCGCCGCTACCCTGGCCGCAGCCTGCCCCTTCTGTACGACCATGCTCGCCGACGGCCTCATGGACAAGGAGTCCGGGATGCAGGTCAAAGACATCGTGGAAATCATCGACGAGGCCACCGCCTAG
- a CDS encoding YbaK/EbsC family protein: MTVEEKIIGILKDNKIDYEVFEHEPVYTNPTMAAALNVSESETVKSLVVMTKEKEMVVLVMPGNKKVEWKKAAAGVGTKKISFAKPEQVLEKVGCEVGCVPPFGQLTDLPIYMDTDLAKKDYVYFNPGVHDKSYKIKAWDLKKVCDPEMIA; this comes from the coding sequence ATGACTGTAGAGGAAAAAATCATCGGAATTCTGAAGGACAACAAGATCGACTACGAAGTCTTCGAACACGAACCGGTCTACACCAACCCCACCATGGCCGCGGCCCTCAACGTCAGCGAGTCGGAAACCGTCAAGTCGCTGGTCGTGATGACCAAGGAAAAGGAGATGGTCGTGCTGGTGATGCCCGGGAATAAAAAGGTGGAGTGGAAGAAAGCGGCCGCCGGCGTGGGCACCAAGAAGATCTCTTTCGCCAAACCCGAGCAGGTGCTGGAAAAGGTGGGCTGTGAAGTCGGCTGCGTGCCGCCCTTCGGTCAGCTAACGGACCTTCCCATATACATGGACACGGACCTCGCTAAAAAGGACTATGTGTACTTCAACCCTGGCGTTCACGACAAATCCTACAAAATAAAGGCCTGGGACCTGAAGAAGGTCTGCGATCCTGAAATGATCGCATAA
- the pal gene encoding peptidoglycan-associated lipoprotein Pal, with protein sequence MLKKIWIGICLLLILPGLIFITACSKKAMHTEQAAEETAPAMEASAAEQAPVAAVEEKDEEEIYAAKQVVEKEEAPNDDMVAQVFENEDIYFDFDSSALKESAKASLIRKTEWLRANPDASVIIEGHCDERGTEAYNIALGDRRAQSAMAFFVDMGIEASQLSAISYGEERPVDIAKNEEAWAKNRRAHFVID encoded by the coding sequence ATGTTGAAAAAAATATGGATAGGCATCTGCTTGTTGTTGATTCTGCCGGGGTTGATTTTTATTACCGCGTGCTCCAAAAAGGCCATGCACACGGAGCAGGCGGCCGAGGAAACCGCCCCGGCCATGGAAGCAAGTGCGGCCGAACAGGCGCCTGTGGCGGCGGTGGAAGAAAAAGATGAAGAGGAAATTTACGCGGCTAAACAGGTTGTTGAAAAAGAAGAAGCGCCAAATGACGACATGGTCGCTCAGGTCTTTGAAAACGAGGATATTTACTTCGATTTTGACAGTTCGGCACTCAAGGAATCAGCCAAAGCGTCGCTGATCCGTAAAACCGAATGGCTCAGGGCGAACCCGGATGCTTCCGTGATCATCGAAGGTCACTGTGACGAACGGGGAACCGAGGCCTACAATATCGCGCTTGGTGATCGGCGGGCGCAGAGTGCCATGGCCTTTTTTGTGGACATGGGCATTGAAGCCAGCCAGCTTTCCGCCATTAGCTATGGTGAGGAGCGTCCGGTTGACATCGCCAAAAACGAGGAGGCCTGGGCAAAAAACAGGCGCGCTCATTTCGTGATCGATTGA
- a CDS encoding MotA/TolQ/ExbB proton channel family protein: protein MKVFVSFFQQGGVFMYPILLVFLVGLSISLERWFQLSRTRSINRKVWDNLYPMLSKGQLEKVRKVVSTDKSNISKMLGMGLSRHSGARRREDVEIAMEESMMEIIPQLEKRTPYVALLSNIATLLGLLGTIMGLIQAFTAVANANPAEKADLLSASISVAMNTTAFGLMSAIPLLLFHAKITSTTGQIIDSLEMVAVKALNGISISQRQKAAQSDSTVVANSERG, encoded by the coding sequence ATCAAGGTATTCGTGTCGTTTTTTCAACAGGGGGGGGTATTCATGTATCCAATTCTGCTCGTTTTTCTGGTCGGATTGAGCATCTCACTGGAGCGCTGGTTTCAGCTGAGCCGAACGCGCAGCATCAACCGAAAAGTGTGGGATAATCTCTATCCGATGCTGTCAAAGGGGCAGCTCGAAAAGGTTCGCAAGGTCGTCAGCACAGACAAGTCCAACATATCGAAAATGCTGGGCATGGGCCTGTCACGCCACAGCGGGGCCCGACGGAGGGAGGATGTGGAGATCGCCATGGAGGAAAGCATGATGGAGATCATCCCCCAGCTGGAAAAGCGTACCCCTTATGTGGCTCTGCTTTCCAACATCGCAACGCTGCTGGGGCTGCTGGGCACCATCATGGGCCTCATTCAAGCCTTTACGGCTGTGGCCAATGCCAATCCTGCAGAAAAGGCGGATTTGCTGTCGGCCAGTATTTCGGTGGCGATGAACACCACGGCCTTCGGCCTTATGTCCGCCATACCGTTGCTGCTTTTTCACGCCAAGATAACATCCACTACGGGACAGATCATCGACAGTCTGGAGATGGTGGCGGTCAAGGCCTTGAACGGTATTTCCATCTCTCAAAGGCAGAAAGCAGCGCAAAGCGATTCGACGGTTGTGGCGAACAGTGAAAGGGGGTGA
- a CDS encoding AgmX/PglI C-terminal domain-containing protein, giving the protein MDTTLLAEELAPLHAQIEQTREKLEGLQSELRTVEAELETFSSDRERIDALEAVCTALERLGELKAEELFWEGLDQPRNAEEHLSRVREQIAGFEGKINGVLEQQAALQMQIEQRLDELDGLNEMVRDAYEREERRKEEFVIERDVSALPFRKMIMPWTKDNESERRFRRALLVALLICFILGTVIELVSVPLPSPEDTVVEIPKRLAKLVKQEPPRPVPQPEPVAQKAEEDVEKPKPEEDAKKTERKKAKPEPEKQEIAKKAVASKPKAEPAQKAGGGGGDPKGSRKKAERVGVLAFKNSFADLIDETPVAKLGTDARLSKESPRVKGQAVAQRSLVAMQAKGGTSGGIGLATFSRNVGSGNGNGLGGNGIGKGGSSGNGAGFKNVESGIANIEESGRPVSDGPGPGRTDEEIQIVFDRYKASLYRIYNRELRKDPTLRGKMLIRLSIEADGSVSMCKVESTDLDSDKLVAKIIGRIKRFNFGSKEGVAALTILYPIDFLPAG; this is encoded by the coding sequence GTGGATACTACATTATTAGCAGAAGAACTGGCGCCTTTGCATGCGCAGATCGAGCAAACGCGTGAAAAGCTCGAAGGACTTCAAAGTGAGCTGCGCACTGTAGAAGCAGAGTTGGAAACGTTTTCTTCGGACAGAGAGCGAATAGATGCTTTGGAAGCGGTATGCACTGCGCTGGAAAGGCTTGGTGAGCTGAAGGCCGAAGAACTCTTCTGGGAAGGACTCGACCAGCCCCGAAATGCTGAAGAGCATCTGAGCCGAGTGCGCGAGCAGATTGCCGGATTCGAAGGCAAGATCAACGGGGTTCTGGAGCAGCAAGCGGCGCTGCAGATGCAGATCGAACAGAGGCTCGACGAGCTGGACGGTCTCAACGAAATGGTTCGGGATGCGTATGAACGTGAAGAACGGCGGAAGGAGGAATTCGTCATCGAACGGGACGTTTCCGCTTTGCCTTTCCGCAAGATGATCATGCCCTGGACCAAGGACAATGAAAGTGAGAGACGCTTTCGCCGTGCGCTGCTTGTCGCTCTGTTGATTTGTTTCATCCTGGGGACCGTTATCGAGCTGGTTTCGGTGCCGCTTCCCAGCCCTGAGGACACGGTTGTGGAAATTCCCAAGCGGTTGGCCAAGCTGGTGAAACAGGAGCCACCGCGACCGGTGCCGCAGCCGGAACCGGTCGCCCAGAAAGCGGAAGAAGATGTCGAGAAGCCTAAACCGGAAGAAGACGCAAAAAAGACGGAGCGGAAGAAGGCCAAACCGGAGCCCGAGAAGCAGGAAATCGCCAAAAAAGCGGTAGCGTCAAAGCCCAAGGCGGAGCCGGCGCAGAAGGCTGGGGGCGGTGGCGGAGATCCCAAGGGAAGCCGGAAAAAAGCTGAACGCGTGGGTGTTCTTGCCTTCAAAAACTCTTTTGCCGATCTTATCGATGAAACCCCCGTGGCCAAGCTCGGCACGGATGCCCGTTTGAGCAAGGAAAGCCCCAGGGTAAAGGGCCAGGCCGTGGCGCAACGTTCATTGGTGGCCATGCAGGCCAAGGGCGGTACCAGTGGCGGTATCGGTCTCGCCACGTTCAGTCGCAACGTCGGCAGCGGCAACGGCAATGGCCTGGGCGGCAACGGCATCGGTAAAGGCGGCAGCTCCGGCAACGGTGCCGGCTTTAAAAATGTGGAAAGCGGCATTGCGAATATCGAGGAATCGGGCAGACCCGTCAGCGACGGCCCCGGCCCGGGGCGAACCGATGAAGAGATTCAGATTGTGTTCGACCGCTACAAGGCCAGCCTTTATAGAATTTACAACAGGGAACTGCGCAAGGACCCGACCCTGCGCGGGAAGATGCTGATACGTCTCAGCATTGAAGCCGATGGCAGCGTTTCCATGTGCAAGGTGGAATCCACCGACCTGGATTCCGACAAACTCGTTGCCAAGATCATAGGACGTATTAAAAGATTCAATTTTGGCTCTAAGGAAGGCGTGGCTGCATTGACCATATTATATCCCATTGATTTTCTGCCGGCTGGATAG
- a CDS encoding biopolymer transporter ExbD codes for MRSSRRIRRMERNKKKVLSLPLTSLMDVFTILVFFLLFHSGSSEILETPRQIKLPDSIVEAKPRETVVIMVSPEIVLVQGEAVINTDQLLDADELSVPEIADRLAQLERNIIGIHSKAAVDGKEVTILADKMIPFRALKKIMSTCTSSGYGRISLAVTQKDAQT; via the coding sequence ATGAGAAGCAGTCGACGCATAAGACGAATGGAGCGCAACAAGAAAAAGGTGCTGAGCCTGCCCCTGACGTCGTTAATGGACGTGTTCACCATTTTAGTCTTTTTTCTCCTTTTTCACTCCGGGAGCAGCGAGATTCTGGAAACACCCAGGCAGATCAAGCTGCCCGACTCGATCGTAGAGGCCAAGCCCAGAGAGACCGTCGTGATCATGGTAAGCCCCGAGATCGTTCTGGTGCAGGGTGAAGCCGTGATCAACACGGACCAATTGCTGGATGCCGATGAGCTCTCGGTACCTGAAATAGCCGATCGCCTGGCGCAGCTCGAACGCAATATTATCGGTATACACTCTAAAGCGGCCGTTGACGGCAAGGAGGTTACCATCCTAGCCGACAAGATGATCCCATTCAGAGCACTCAAAAAAATAATGTCAACTTGCACAAGTTCTGGATACGGAAGGATTTCCCTTGCCGTCACCCAGAAGGATGCCCAAACATAG
- a CDS encoding biopolymer transporter ExbD yields MVETPELNITSFLNLMVALIPFLLISAVFSRITIMELSVPISAGGTVTNKPNFAIEVIVRKNGFEIANGSSVEAAIPKKEGSYDMALLSKMLLRLKAQYPEKEDATVLMEPDIEYDYLIQIMDAVRGTRQPLEAGEDEQKIVLFPEISIGDAP; encoded by the coding sequence ATGGTTGAGACACCGGAGTTGAACATTACTTCGTTTCTCAACTTGATGGTGGCGCTGATACCCTTTCTACTCATCAGCGCGGTTTTTTCGAGAATAACCATTATGGAGTTGAGCGTACCCATCAGTGCGGGGGGAACGGTTACGAATAAGCCCAATTTTGCCATCGAAGTCATTGTCCGCAAAAATGGGTTCGAGATCGCCAACGGATCGTCTGTGGAAGCCGCCATACCGAAAAAAGAGGGATCGTACGACATGGCGCTGCTTTCTAAAATGCTTCTACGGTTAAAGGCCCAATATCCGGAGAAGGAGGATGCAACCGTTTTGATGGAACCGGATATTGAGTACGACTATCTGATTCAGATCATGGATGCGGTACGCGGAACCAGACAGCCGCTTGAAGCGGGCGAAGACGAACAGAAAATCGTACTTTTTCCAGAAATATCCATAGGAGACGCACCATGA
- a CDS encoding MotA/TolQ/ExbB proton channel family protein, whose protein sequence is MGFYSMISFFQRGGMFMYPIMLVFAVGMAIAIERMIQLNRVRNANSKIWGRLQPLLSKGQFEKAREIVSKDKSSVAQMLSMGLARQGAVRRREDIEIAMEESMMEIIPQLEKRTPYVALLSNIATLLGLLGTIMGLIQAFTAVANANPAEKADLLSASISVAMNTTAFGLMSAIPLLLFHAKITSTTGQIIDSLEMASVKALNNISNFARRKFEAS, encoded by the coding sequence ATGGGATTTTATTCAATGATTTCATTTTTTCAAAGAGGCGGAATGTTCATGTATCCGATCATGCTTGTGTTTGCAGTGGGTATGGCCATTGCAATCGAACGCATGATCCAGTTGAACCGTGTGCGCAATGCAAACAGTAAAATCTGGGGGCGCCTGCAACCGTTGTTGTCCAAGGGTCAGTTTGAAAAAGCACGCGAAATCGTCAGCAAGGACAAGTCCAGTGTTGCCCAGATGCTGAGCATGGGTCTGGCACGCCAGGGGGCGGTTCGGCGTCGCGAAGACATCGAAATCGCCATGGAAGAGAGCATGATGGAAATTATTCCCCAATTGGAAAAGCGCACCCCCTACGTGGCCCTGCTGTCCAACATTGCCACCCTGTTGGGGCTTCTGGGTACAATTATGGGGCTGATTCAAGCCTTTACGGCCGTGGCCAATGCCAACCCCGCAGAAAAGGCCGATTTGCTGTCGGCCAGTATCTCGGTGGCCATGAATACCACGGCCTTCGGCCTCATGTCGGCCATACCGTTGCTGCTTTTTCACGCTAAGATAACATCCACTACAGGGCAGATCATCGACAGCCTGGAGATGGCCTCTGTCAAGGCACTCAATAATATCTCCAATTTTGCCAGGCGCAAATTTGAGGCGAGTTAA
- a CDS encoding tetratricopeptide repeat protein, with amino-acid sequence MQTRYWFLAVVAAAALAMMCGCATSTGTKPAAQPLPPPVDPGPSIARFENGWEGFIIIERAQLSDAARSDFERAVTMFHEKAYEEAIGLLESVTKASPGVTAPHINLGMAYQQLGQLEKAEAQFKAALELVPDHPVACNQYGLLLRKTGRFDEARNIYERALARFPDYYPLHRNLGILYEFYLNDLNAALEHYEIYSQAMQQDDKVKLWIADLRSRLGETQ; translated from the coding sequence TTGCAAACACGATATTGGTTCTTGGCTGTCGTCGCGGCGGCGGCTCTGGCGATGATGTGCGGATGTGCAACCAGCACCGGCACCAAGCCGGCAGCCCAACCGCTGCCACCGCCCGTTGACCCGGGTCCCTCGATCGCACGCTTCGAGAATGGCTGGGAGGGTTTCATTATCATCGAAAGGGCGCAGCTGAGCGATGCTGCACGCAGCGATTTTGAAAGGGCCGTCACCATGTTTCATGAAAAAGCGTACGAAGAGGCCATCGGTCTTTTGGAAAGTGTCACCAAAGCCTCACCGGGCGTCACGGCTCCCCATATCAATCTGGGGATGGCCTATCAGCAGTTGGGGCAACTTGAAAAGGCTGAAGCCCAGTTCAAAGCTGCGCTGGAACTGGTTCCCGACCATCCGGTGGCATGTAACCAGTATGGATTGCTGTTGCGCAAAACCGGGCGTTTTGACGAGGCCCGCAACATATACGAGCGAGCCCTGGCGCGTTTTCCCGATTATTATCCGCTTCATCGGAATCTCGGCATTCTATATGAATTTTATCTAAACGACCTGAACGCAGCGCTTGAGCATTACGAAATTTACAGTCAAGCCATGCAGCAGGACGACAAGGTCAAATTATGGATTGCGGATCTGCGGAGTCGGCTTGGGGAAACGCAATGA